The following coding sequences are from one Prochlorococcus sp. MIT 1314 window:
- a CDS encoding LD-carboxypeptidase yields the protein MIFRLKKGDLINILAPGSFIDDEENFQKGIEILKSWGLEVNENNSLSKKFGYFAGDDLTRFEELEKAQNSKLIIFAKGGWGSARILEKEPSWGHGLMLGFSDTCSLLLSKYSQGFIGSIHGPMVTSLFKEPEWSIERLRNLLFEGYVEDIIGIPLRGGKAKGEIIVSNLTIATFLIGTNHFPDCRGKIIIFEDINEDIYKIDRMLTYLRMTKILTEIAGIGFGSFSNDSCDPTWKDLLKNCIFERLKDFNFPILFDLPIGHISGNACIPLGYKATLNGDDGILSIDIPF from the coding sequence ATGATTTTTAGATTAAAAAAAGGTGATCTAATCAATATTTTAGCTCCTGGCTCCTTTATTGATGATGAAGAAAATTTTCAAAAAGGCATAGAAATTTTAAAAAGCTGGGGCTTAGAAGTTAATGAAAATAATTCTCTATCAAAAAAATTTGGTTATTTTGCAGGTGATGATCTAACTAGATTTGAAGAACTTGAAAAAGCACAAAATAGTAAGCTAATCATTTTTGCAAAAGGAGGCTGGGGTTCAGCAAGAATATTAGAAAAAGAACCTTCTTGGGGGCATGGTTTAATGCTTGGATTCTCAGATACATGTTCTTTATTACTATCTAAATATTCTCAAGGATTTATTGGTTCTATTCATGGGCCCATGGTTACAAGCCTTTTCAAAGAGCCAGAGTGGAGTATTGAGAGATTAAGAAATTTACTTTTTGAAGGATATGTTGAGGACATAATTGGGATCCCTTTAAGAGGAGGAAAGGCAAAAGGAGAAATAATAGTTTCTAACTTGACTATTGCTACTTTTTTAATAGGTACTAATCACTTCCCAGATTGCAGAGGGAAAATAATAATTTTTGAAGATATTAATGAAGATATTTATAAAATTGATCGCATGTTGACTTATCTTCGGATGACAAAAATCCTGACTGAAATTGCAGGTATTGGATTTGGAAGTTTTTCTAATGATTCCTGCGACCCTACATGGAAAGATTTACTAAAAAACTGCATTTTTGAAAGACTGAAAGATTTTAATTTTCCTATTCTTTTTGACCTTCCCATAGGTCACATATCAGGTAATGCATGCATCCCGTTAGGGTATAAAGCAACCTTAAATGGCGATGATGGTATTCTTAGTATCGATATACCTTTTTAA
- the ispD gene encoding 2-C-methyl-D-erythritol 4-phosphate cytidylyltransferase, translated as MHFLIPAAGSGSRMKAGKNKLLIDLEGESLIYWTLKSVFSASSTNWVGIIGQPKDKNLLLNSAKDFAHKVHWINGGDTRQQSVFNGLKALPKDAEKVLIHDGARCLINPELIDQCAKQLDENEAVILATKVTDTIKIVDNKGFIKETPDRNYLWAAQTPQGFLVNRLKKAHSMAIDKNWKVTDDASLFEMLNWKVKIIEGTYSNIKITSPLDLKIAKLFVKKS; from the coding sequence GTGCACTTTTTAATACCAGCTGCAGGGAGCGGTAGCAGAATGAAAGCTGGAAAAAATAAATTACTTATTGATTTAGAGGGAGAGTCTTTGATTTATTGGACACTTAAATCTGTATTTTCTGCAAGCTCAACAAATTGGGTTGGAATAATTGGGCAACCGAAAGATAAAAATTTATTATTAAATTCAGCAAAAGATTTTGCCCATAAAGTTCATTGGATTAATGGTGGTGATACCAGACAACAGTCAGTTTTTAATGGTTTAAAAGCGCTGCCAAAAGATGCTGAAAAAGTTTTAATACATGATGGTGCTAGATGTCTAATTAATCCTGAATTGATAGACCAATGTGCCAAGCAATTAGATGAGAATGAAGCTGTTATATTGGCTACTAAGGTAACTGACACAATAAAGATAGTTGATAATAAGGGTTTTATTAAGGAAACACCAGATAGAAATTATTTATGGGCTGCGCAAACTCCTCAGGGCTTTTTAGTAAATAGATTAAAAAAAGCTCATTCGATGGCAATTGATAAAAACTGGAAAGTGACAGATGATGCCTCACTATTCGAAATGCTTAATTGGAAAGTAAAGATTATTGAAGGAACTTATTCAAATATAAAAATTACATCCCCTTTAGATTTGAAAATTGCAAAACTTTTTGTGAAGAAATCTTAG
- a CDS encoding Ppx/GppA phosphatase family protein codes for MILEQDLRSFQEKQILVASIDIGTNSTHLLVAEINLELKSFSIKFTDKSTTRLGERDEEGNLTEESIQRALVTLKRFKEYCKSNGVRQIVTAATSAVREAPNGQDFIKRVLDETAIQIEMISGSEEARLIYLGVLSGMALEDQSFVIIDIGGGSTELILADKKDAIALTSSRIGAVRLKNDFLNKGSINSERSRFLTTFIQGSLEPSVRKIKSRSKGDNPLSMIATSGTATSLGNLISGDLGESKQKLHGYKFKKENLQNVLEKLIKLPVSEIKKIPSLSERRAEIIIPGALILNTAMEMLNFNELTISERALREGLVVDWMLRKGIIKNELNIQSNIRKTTIVHQARKFGVDNKRAEKVIDIAFQIYDQTKNIFHSDNDPKAKELLWAASNLYNCGKYVNVSSYHKHSWYLITNCDLLGYSEAETNIIASIARYHRKTLPKKRHESWQNLISKEDKTLVLEMSLILRVAASLDQRPDKVISSVQIKLQENILTFELVPLNKDHDLLLEKWNLGLCRNVIKELKNLDLKVI; via the coding sequence ATGATACTGGAACAAGATTTAAGATCTTTTCAAGAAAAGCAAATTTTAGTAGCTTCGATAGATATTGGAACTAACTCTACACATCTCTTGGTAGCAGAAATTAATCTAGAATTAAAATCATTTTCAATAAAATTCACTGATAAATCAACCACTCGTCTTGGAGAAAGAGATGAGGAGGGTAATCTTACTGAAGAATCAATCCAAAGAGCATTAGTTACTCTTAAGAGATTTAAGGAATATTGTAAAAGTAATGGAGTAAGACAAATAGTAACAGCAGCTACAAGTGCAGTTAGGGAAGCTCCAAACGGTCAAGATTTTATTAAAAGAGTGCTTGATGAAACTGCTATTCAAATAGAAATGATAAGTGGTTCTGAGGAAGCCAGATTAATTTACCTTGGTGTTCTTTCTGGTATGGCTCTTGAAGATCAGTCTTTTGTAATCATAGATATTGGAGGAGGATCTACAGAATTAATACTTGCAGATAAAAAAGATGCAATAGCTCTTACCAGTTCTAGAATTGGTGCGGTAAGACTTAAGAATGATTTTTTAAATAAAGGGTCTATAAATTCAGAAAGATCTAGGTTCCTAACTACTTTTATTCAAGGATCTTTAGAACCATCTGTTCGAAAAATAAAGAGTAGATCTAAGGGAGATAACCCTTTATCTATGATTGCAACAAGTGGCACTGCAACCTCATTAGGAAATTTGATTTCAGGTGATTTAGGAGAATCTAAACAAAAGTTGCATGGTTATAAATTTAAAAAGGAAAATTTACAGAATGTGTTGGAAAAACTAATTAAATTGCCAGTTTCGGAAATCAAGAAAATACCATCATTAAGTGAGAGAAGAGCAGAAATAATTATTCCAGGCGCATTGATATTAAACACCGCAATGGAGATGTTGAACTTTAATGAATTAACAATAAGTGAGAGGGCGCTTCGAGAGGGTTTAGTTGTTGATTGGATGCTTCGTAAAGGGATAATAAAAAACGAGTTAAATATTCAAAGCAATATTAGAAAAACAACTATAGTTCATCAGGCTAGAAAGTTTGGAGTAGATAATAAAAGAGCTGAGAAAGTTATCGATATTGCCTTTCAAATCTATGATCAGACTAAAAATATCTTTCATAGCGATAATGACCCTAAAGCTAAAGAACTTCTTTGGGCAGCCTCTAATCTTTATAATTGTGGGAAATACGTAAATGTTAGTTCATATCACAAACACTCTTGGTACTTAATAACAAATTGCGATTTGTTGGGATATTCTGAAGCAGAAACAAATATTATTGCTTCGATCGCTAGATACCATAGAAAGACTCTACCCAAGAAAAGACATGAGTCTTGGCAAAATTTAATATCCAAAGAAGATAAAACATTAGTTCTTGAAATGTCATTAATTCTGAGAGTAGCAGCATCTCTTGATCAAAGACCTGACAAGGTGATTTCCTCAGTTCAAATAAAATTACAGGAAAATATTCTTACATTTGAACTTGTACCTTTAAATAAAGACCATGATCTTCTCCTTGAAAAATGGAATTTAGGATTATGCCGTAATGTTATAAAAGAACTAAAGAATTTGGATTT
- the fabG gene encoding 3-oxoacyl-[acyl-carrier-protein] reductase yields the protein MSNTDSLLGKVALITGASRGIGKEIAFELSRLGAEVFINYSSSDEKAEEVVNAIKNSGGKAHKLKFDVSKENCVSLAFEEIIKINGTIDILINNAGITRDGLLMRMKSEQWDDVLNTNLKGVFLCTKYASKFMMKKRSGNIVNISSVVGIIGNPGQANYSAAKAGVIGFTKTCAKEFASRGINVNAIAPGFIETEMTEKLNTEEILKVIPLGKLGSCAQIANLVSFLVSSDAGSYITGQTISIDGGMSI from the coding sequence ATGTCCAATACAGATTCATTACTAGGCAAAGTTGCTTTAATCACTGGAGCTAGCAGAGGAATTGGTAAAGAAATTGCTTTTGAACTAAGCCGCTTAGGAGCAGAAGTTTTTATTAATTACTCTTCTTCTGATGAAAAAGCTGAAGAAGTTGTAAATGCAATAAAAAATTCGGGAGGTAAAGCTCATAAATTAAAATTTGACGTTTCAAAAGAAAATTGTGTCAGTTTAGCTTTTGAAGAAATAATTAAAATCAATGGCACCATTGATATCCTCATTAACAATGCTGGTATTACCAGAGATGGACTATTGATGCGAATGAAATCGGAACAATGGGATGACGTGCTAAATACAAACTTAAAAGGAGTTTTTCTTTGTACAAAATACGCTTCAAAATTTATGATGAAAAAAAGAAGTGGTAATATCGTAAATATTTCATCTGTTGTTGGAATAATTGGGAATCCAGGGCAAGCAAATTATTCTGCCGCCAAAGCTGGAGTTATTGGATTTACCAAAACTTGCGCAAAAGAATTTGCTTCAAGAGGTATAAACGTAAATGCAATAGCTCCAGGTTTTATAGAAACAGAGATGACTGAAAAACTTAATACTGAAGAGATTCTTAAAGTTATTCCTTTAGGGAAATTAGGAAGTTGTGCTCAAATTGCAAACTTAGTGTCATTTTTAGTTTCAAGTGATGCAGGAAGCTACATTACAGGGCAAACAATAAGTATTGACGGGGGTATGAGTATTTAA
- the groL gene encoding chaperonin GroEL (60 kDa chaperone family; promotes refolding of misfolded polypeptides especially under stressful conditions; forms two stacked rings of heptamers to form a barrel-shaped 14mer; ends can be capped by GroES; misfolded proteins enter the barrel where they are refolded when GroES binds), producing the protein MAKQLSFSNESREALEKGVNFVANAVKVTIGPKAKNVVIEKKFGSPDIVRDGSTVAKEIEIANPISNLGAKLIEQVASKTKESAGDGTTTATILTQKMVQEGLKNIASGANPMELKKGMEAGLAFVLEKLSSKSISLSGSDIQKVATVSAGGDEEIGSIISKAMDIVTSDGVITVEESQSLETELDITEGMSFDRGYSSPYFVTDQERQVCELENPKILITDQKISTLVDLVPILEEIQKSGSPFLILAEDIEGEALTTLVLNKNSGVLNVASVRAPLFGERRKAALEDIAILTGAKLISEDKSMTLDKVSINDLGKAKKITITKDKTTIVAFEDTKDLVKSRVDKLKREVNITESEYDQDKINERIAKLAGGVALIKVGAATETEMKYKKLRIEDSLNATKAAIEEGVVSGGGQTLIEISDDLLNLSETSSDDLRTGINIVKEALLEPTKQIAKNAGFNGDVVVAEIKRLNKGFNANSGKYEDLKDSGILDPTKVIRLALQDSVSIAAMLLTTEVAMADIPEPEAAAPGGPGGDPMGGMGGMGMPGMGGMGMPGMGGMGMPGMGGMGMPGMGGMGMPGMM; encoded by the coding sequence ATGGCTAAACAGTTAAGTTTTTCTAATGAATCAAGAGAAGCGTTAGAAAAAGGTGTAAATTTCGTAGCTAATGCAGTAAAGGTTACTATTGGGCCAAAAGCAAAAAACGTTGTAATAGAAAAGAAATTTGGTTCTCCAGATATAGTAAGAGATGGATCTACAGTTGCTAAAGAGATCGAGATTGCAAACCCTATTTCTAATTTAGGTGCGAAATTAATAGAACAAGTTGCATCCAAGACAAAAGAGAGTGCTGGTGATGGAACAACAACAGCAACCATTTTGACTCAGAAGATGGTTCAGGAGGGATTAAAAAATATTGCTTCTGGCGCTAACCCTATGGAGTTAAAAAAAGGTATGGAGGCAGGCCTAGCTTTTGTCTTAGAAAAATTAAGTTCCAAAAGTATTTCATTAAGTGGTTCTGATATCCAAAAAGTTGCAACAGTTAGTGCTGGAGGTGATGAAGAAATTGGATCTATAATTTCGAAAGCAATGGATATTGTTACTTCAGATGGTGTAATAACTGTTGAAGAATCTCAATCACTAGAAACAGAATTAGATATAACTGAAGGAATGTCTTTTGATAGAGGTTATAGTTCTCCATATTTCGTAACAGACCAAGAAAGACAAGTTTGTGAACTGGAAAACCCTAAAATATTAATAACTGATCAAAAAATCTCAACTTTAGTTGATCTAGTTCCAATACTTGAAGAAATTCAGAAGTCAGGCTCACCTTTTCTAATTCTTGCTGAAGATATCGAAGGAGAGGCTTTAACAACTCTGGTTTTGAATAAGAATAGTGGGGTTTTAAATGTAGCTTCCGTAAGAGCTCCGTTATTTGGTGAGAGAAGAAAAGCTGCCCTTGAAGATATTGCAATTCTTACAGGAGCTAAGTTAATTAGCGAAGATAAATCAATGACACTTGATAAAGTATCGATTAATGATTTAGGCAAAGCAAAAAAAATAACTATCACAAAGGATAAAACTACAATTGTTGCCTTCGAAGACACTAAAGATTTAGTTAAATCGCGAGTAGATAAATTAAAGAGAGAAGTTAATATAACTGAATCTGAGTATGATCAGGATAAAATCAATGAAAGGATAGCCAAACTAGCCGGAGGAGTAGCTCTCATCAAAGTAGGAGCTGCTACAGAAACAGAAATGAAGTATAAAAAGTTGAGAATCGAAGATTCCCTTAATGCTACGAAAGCTGCTATTGAAGAGGGTGTTGTTTCTGGAGGAGGACAAACATTAATTGAAATATCAGATGACCTTTTAAATTTAAGTGAAACATCTTCAGATGATTTAAGAACAGGGATAAATATAGTAAAAGAAGCCCTTTTGGAACCTACCAAACAAATAGCAAAAAATGCTGGTTTTAATGGAGATGTAGTTGTCGCTGAAATTAAAAGACTTAACAAAGGCTTTAATGCTAATTCAGGAAAATATGAGGATTTAAAAGATTCAGGAATATTAGATCCAACCAAAGTAATAAGATTAGCTCTTCAAGATTCAGTATCTATTGCAGCTATGCTCCTCACAACAGAAGTTGCGATGGCCGACATTCCAGAGCCTGAAGCCGCAGCCCCTGGAGGGCCAGGTGGAGATCCAATGGGAGGAATGGGTGGCATGGGAATGCCAGGAATGGGTGGCATGGGAATGCCGGGAATGGGTGGCATGGGAATGCCGGGAATGGGTGGCATGGGAATGCCGGGAATGGGTGGCATGGGAATGCCGGGTATGATGTAA
- a CDS encoding ABC transporter ATP-binding protein, which translates to MNYIKVKGLSKSYSDINALKNLSMEIEAGTLFGILGPNGAGKSTLIKILATLIEPDSGEVFINDINLIKNSRKIRELIGYVAQDIALDKILTGRELLDFQSDLYHINKNKKFERIKKLIDQLEMNDWIDRKCGTYSGGMKRRIDLAAGLLHLPQVLILDEPTVGLDIESRNIIWQLLKDLRNNGMTIILSSHYLDEIDKLADRLVIIDDGRVIAKGTPAELKNKLGGDRVTLKVREFSNQEEAKNICQILSSIDGISQIIINEAQGFSINFVADKEKDLLTKLKVELAFSKFEIFSLTQSQPSLDDVYLQATGKTLLDAEISMAGKRDLKKESKQSMR; encoded by the coding sequence ATGAATTATATAAAAGTTAAAGGGCTCTCAAAATCTTATTCAGATATCAATGCATTAAAAAATTTATCGATGGAAATTGAAGCTGGCACATTATTCGGCATACTAGGTCCAAATGGTGCTGGCAAATCAACACTAATAAAAATACTCGCTACTTTAATAGAGCCTGATAGTGGAGAAGTTTTTATAAATGATATTAATCTGATAAAAAATTCAAGGAAAATTAGAGAATTAATTGGTTATGTGGCCCAAGACATTGCACTTGATAAAATATTAACTGGACGAGAGCTTTTGGATTTTCAATCAGATTTATATCACATCAACAAAAACAAAAAATTTGAAAGGATAAAGAAATTAATAGATCAATTAGAAATGAATGATTGGATTGATCGTAAGTGCGGAACTTATTCAGGGGGAATGAAAAGAAGAATAGATCTGGCAGCTGGACTTTTACATTTGCCCCAAGTATTAATTTTGGATGAACCGACAGTTGGTTTAGATATTGAGAGTAGAAACATTATATGGCAACTTTTGAAAGATTTGAGAAATAATGGAATGACCATTATTTTAAGCAGTCACTATCTTGATGAAATAGATAAATTGGCAGACAGATTAGTGATAATTGATGATGGAAGAGTTATCGCAAAAGGGACTCCTGCAGAGCTCAAAAATAAATTAGGAGGAGATAGAGTAACTTTGAAAGTAAGAGAATTTAGTAATCAGGAAGAAGCAAAAAATATATGTCAAATTTTATCTTCAATAGATGGAATTAGTCAGATCATCATAAATGAAGCTCAAGGTTTCTCGATAAATTTTGTAGCAGATAAGGAAAAAGATTTACTTACGAAGCTAAAAGTGGAATTGGCCTTCTCAAAGTTTGAAATTTTTTCTCTTACCCAAAGTCAGCCAAGCTTGGATGATGTATATCTTCAGGCAACCGGGAAAACATTATTGGATGCTGAAATTTCTATGGCAGGGAAAAGAGACCTAAAAAAAGAATCAAAGCAATCCATGCGATAA
- a CDS encoding ABC transporter permease, with the protein MELQQYNLFFLYQETFALTKRLFIQLKRRPSTLLAGIFQPIIWLFLFGALFSKAPEGFLPGVDSYGNFLGAGLIVFTAFSGALNSGLPLMFDREFGFLNRLLVAPLTSRLSIVLSSFFYITILSFVQSIVIMVVSYILGYGWPNLYGLGIVFTTLILLVLFVTSISLCLAFVLPGHIELIALIFVINLPLLFASTALAPISFMPNWLGWLASLNPLTFAIEPIRTAYTQTIDLELVALHAPYGDLTCKSCISILFSLTVFSLIIIRPLLNRKLN; encoded by the coding sequence ATGGAATTACAACAGTATAATTTATTTTTTTTATATCAAGAAACATTTGCCTTAACAAAGAGATTATTTATTCAATTAAAAAGAAGACCATCAACTCTTTTAGCAGGAATATTTCAACCCATAATTTGGCTTTTTTTATTTGGGGCATTATTCTCTAAAGCTCCTGAAGGTTTTTTACCAGGAGTTGATTCTTATGGGAATTTTTTGGGAGCAGGACTTATTGTTTTTACTGCTTTTAGCGGAGCCCTAAACTCTGGTCTTCCTTTAATGTTTGATAGAGAGTTTGGATTTCTTAATAGATTACTTGTGGCTCCTTTAACCAGTAGATTATCCATAGTTTTATCTTCTTTTTTTTACATAACAATCTTGAGCTTTGTTCAGAGTATTGTAATAATGGTTGTTTCATACATTTTGGGTTATGGATGGCCCAACTTATATGGTTTAGGTATTGTGTTTACAACGCTAATTTTATTAGTTCTTTTTGTGACATCAATAAGTTTATGTTTAGCGTTTGTTTTGCCGGGACATATTGAATTAATCGCTCTTATATTCGTAATAAATTTACCTCTTCTCTTTGCGAGTACTGCTTTAGCTCCAATCTCTTTTATGCCAAATTGGCTGGGATGGTTAGCTTCATTAAATCCATTAACTTTTGCTATTGAACCTATTAGGACTGCCTATACACAGACTATCGATTTAGAATTAGTGGCTTTACATGCCCCATATGGTGATTTAACTTGTAAGAGTTGTATCTCAATTTTATTTTCTTTAACAGTTTTTTCCTTGATTATTATAAGGCCTCTGTTAAATAGAAAGTTAAATTAG
- a CDS encoding glycoprotein, which translates to MHLKNYLIEVFKLATLENNLLIKENVVLKWVHRFGIDSLNDLLIHSSLQKENQREEENQEQISLIDKVHKEKQEQIKLELSKTFENTEETKWESNGLETASSNGISSKNKNSNKIKQFTETSKLPLPYIKNLRKWINNDKKAS; encoded by the coding sequence ATGCATTTAAAAAATTATTTAATAGAAGTTTTTAAACTAGCCACTTTAGAAAATAATCTTTTGATTAAAGAAAATGTTGTTCTTAAGTGGGTACATAGATTTGGGATTGATTCATTAAATGATTTATTAATCCATAGTTCACTACAAAAAGAAAATCAGCGCGAAGAAGAAAATCAAGAACAGATATCTTTAATTGATAAAGTACATAAAGAAAAGCAAGAACAAATTAAACTTGAATTATCAAAAACTTTTGAAAATACGGAAGAAACCAAGTGGGAATCAAATGGATTGGAAACTGCTAGCAGTAATGGAATATCTAGCAAAAATAAAAATTCTAATAAAATAAAACAATTTACTGAAACATCAAAATTACCCCTACCTTATATAAAAAATTTAAGAAAGTGGATTAACAACGATAAAAAAGCTAGTTAG
- a CDS encoding heme o synthase encodes MNSSNLENLNYKSPIKDEVVPSRKRLTLPPWLEVAKPRLIPLLLATTLGGMALTEEWPLSSPKLICTLGGGSLAAAAAGALNCLWEMELDKRMTRTSKRALPSGKLSSETVFLAAVSCTLAASMLLVSGVNYLAAGLTLLGLFSYVILYTVILKPRTTKNIVFGGVAGAIPPLVGASAATGHVGLSGWWLFGLVMLWTPAHFWALAILLKDDYASVGIPMLPSVKGSVFTAKAISRYGLATVLMSIMGVFALPEGGLLYGIMLLPFNGRLLQLINELKKSPDDLSRAKSLFRWSILYMFGICLLLLISRTQLSVEFEQQSMQIFLSIVSLLSN; translated from the coding sequence ATGAACAGTAGTAACTTAGAAAACTTGAACTATAAATCTCCAATTAAGGATGAAGTTGTACCTTCAAGAAAAAGATTAACTTTGCCGCCTTGGCTTGAAGTAGCAAAACCTAGATTAATCCCACTTTTATTGGCAACAACTTTGGGAGGAATGGCTTTAACAGAAGAATGGCCTTTGTCTTCACCGAAACTTATATGTACTTTAGGAGGAGGCTCTTTGGCAGCGGCAGCAGCAGGAGCTCTTAATTGCTTGTGGGAAATGGAATTAGATAAGAGGATGACAAGAACTAGCAAAAGAGCCTTGCCATCAGGAAAGTTGTCATCTGAGACTGTATTTTTAGCTGCCGTATCATGTACTTTGGCAGCTTCGATGCTTTTAGTAAGTGGTGTAAATTATTTGGCTGCGGGTTTAACTCTTCTTGGTTTATTTAGCTACGTAATTTTATATACAGTTATTTTGAAACCTCGTACAACAAAAAACATTGTTTTCGGAGGAGTTGCTGGTGCGATACCACCCTTAGTTGGAGCATCTGCTGCTACAGGGCATGTAGGTCTTAGTGGTTGGTGGTTGTTTGGTTTAGTAATGTTATGGACCCCAGCTCATTTTTGGGCACTTGCAATTTTATTGAAGGATGATTACGCATCTGTTGGTATTCCTATGCTCCCTTCTGTTAAAGGATCTGTTTTTACTGCTAAAGCGATTTCTCGTTACGGATTGGCAACAGTTTTAATGAGTATTATGGGAGTTTTTGCTTTACCTGAAGGAGGTCTCTTATATGGAATTATGTTATTGCCATTTAATGGAAGACTTTTGCAATTAATAAATGAATTAAAGAAATCTCCTGATGATCTTTCAAGAGCAAAGTCTCTTTTTAGGTGGTCTATTCTCTATATGTTTGGCATTTGTCTTTTGTTATTAATTTCCAGAACCCAACTATCCGTAGAATTTGAGCAGCAATCTATGCAAATATTTTTATCTATAGTATCTCTGCTTAGTAATTAA
- a CDS encoding 4-hydroxybenzoate polyprenyltransferase, whose product MKYTIVYMQNKNRQIKFSTFFELLRWNKPTGRVILLIPAGWSLYLTPDANPTFLMLLRIILGGLLVSGLGCVVNDIWDKKIDQRVLRTKKRPLAANKIGLKTAYLILFFLILCSFFLTLSLPQPGRILSVSLAFLALPIILIYPSAKRWFKYPQLILSICWGFAVLIPWAANEGNLNSIVLLFCWLATIFWTFGFDTIYALADKKYDIKIGINSSAVNLQNNTRITIQICYFLTSSFLALCGFINQMNYIFWPIWLTMSILMQRDILKVFPEEKQSIKNIGNHFKNQSIYGGVLLLGIIIAS is encoded by the coding sequence ATGAAATATACAATAGTTTATATGCAAAATAAAAATCGACAAATTAAATTTAGTACTTTTTTTGAATTATTAAGGTGGAATAAACCAACTGGAAGAGTGATCTTACTTATTCCCGCTGGTTGGAGTTTATATTTAACACCAGATGCTAATCCAACATTTTTAATGTTGTTAAGAATAATCCTGGGAGGACTACTTGTAAGTGGATTAGGCTGCGTTGTTAATGATATTTGGGATAAAAAAATTGATCAAAGAGTTTTAAGGACAAAAAAAAGACCTCTAGCTGCAAATAAAATTGGTCTTAAGACAGCTTATTTAATTCTTTTCTTTTTAATTTTATGTAGTTTCTTTTTAACTTTGTCACTACCTCAACCTGGAAGGATACTTTCCGTTTCACTTGCTTTTTTAGCTTTACCTATTATTTTAATTTATCCTTCTGCCAAAAGATGGTTTAAATATCCTCAATTAATCTTATCCATATGCTGGGGTTTTGCTGTCTTAATTCCCTGGGCAGCAAATGAAGGCAATTTGAATAGTATAGTTTTATTGTTTTGCTGGCTAGCTACCATTTTTTGGACTTTTGGCTTTGACACAATTTATGCTTTAGCAGATAAAAAATATGATATCAAAATTGGAATAAATAGTTCCGCTGTTAACCTTCAGAACAATACAAGAATAACTATTCAAATTTGTTATTTTTTAACTTCTAGTTTTCTCGCATTATGCGGATTTATTAATCAAATGAATTATATTTTTTGGCCTATTTGGCTTACAATGTCAATCTTAATGCAGAGAGATATACTTAAAGTATTTCCGGAAGAAAAGCAATCAATAAAAAATATTGGGAATCACTTCAAAAATCAATCAATTTATGGAGGAGTACTTTTATTAGGAATCATTATTGCCTCATAA